From a region of the Primulina eburnea isolate SZY01 chromosome 7, ASM2296580v1, whole genome shotgun sequence genome:
- the LOC140836753 gene encoding senescence-specific cysteine protease SAG39-like, producing MALTPFLKVFFAALILLELWAFQAIARSIPDGLMAERHDKWIKQYGRVYKDDAEKAKRFKIFKENLEYIESFNEAGTRPYKLAVNQFADLTKHEFLASYTGYKKGSHPKTIKDTSFRYENVTSVPTSMDWRDKGAVTGVKNQGSCGSCWAFSAVAAMEGIHQLKAGKLVSLSEQALMDCDRAGEDQGCKGGFMETAFEFILENKGLTTEANYPYKGVDETCDSKKAASHVVQIKGYEKVPKNSESSLLKAVANQPVSVGIEATADFQFYSSGVFTGFCGTSLNHGVAAVGYGVSGNGTKYWLVKNSWGTGWGEKGYIKMQRDTHYKEGLCGIATEACYPTA from the exons ATGGCCTTGACACCCTTCTTGAAGGTGTTTTTTGCTGCATTGATCCTATTGGAGCTGTGGGCTTTTCAAGCCATAGCTCGCTCGATTCCTGATGGACTTATGGCTGAAAGACATGATAAATGGATTAAACAATATGGACGTGTGTATAAAGATGATGCTGAGAAGGCGAAGAGATTCAAAATATTCAAGGAGAATCTGGAATACATTGAATCTTTCAATGAAGCAGGGACTCGGCCTTACAAGCTAGCTGTAAACCAGTTTGCTGATTTAACAAAACATGAGTTTTTAGCATCCTACACAGGATACAAAAAGGGCTCTCATCCAAAGACAATTAAGGATACATCATTCAGATACGAGAACGTAACATCAGTACCAACGAGCATGGACTGGAGAGATAAGGGAGCTGTCACAGGTGTTAAGAACCAAGGCAGCTGTG GAAGTTGCTGGGCTTTCTCAGCAGTTGCAGCCATGGAAGGTATCCACCAACTCAAAGCAGGGAAACTGGTTTCCTTATCCGAGCAAGCACTAATGGATTGTGACAGAGCAGGTGAAGACCAAGGTTGTAAAGGCGGTTTCATGGAGACGGCATTTGAGTTCATCCTCGAAAACAAAGGACTCACAACCGAAGCAAACTATCCGTACAAAGGAGTTGATGAAACCTGCGATTCAAAAAAGGCAGCCTCCCATGTTGTCCAGATTAAAGGTTACGAAAAGGTCCCAAAAAACAGCGAGTCCTCATTGCTGAAAGCTGTGGCTAACCAACCAGTATCTGTTGGCATAGAAGCTACCGCAGATTTCCAATTCTACTCTAGTGGAGTTTTTACTGGATTTTGTGGAACTTCGCTAAATCACGGTGTTGCTGCGGTTGGTTATGGTGTATCTGGTAATGGAACCAAGTATTGGTTGGTCAAGAATTCGTGGGGAACAGGATGGGGTGAGAAAGGATACATTAAGATGCAAAGGGATACCCATTATAAAGAAGGGCTATGTGGGATTGCCACGGAAGCTTGTTATCCAACAGCTTAA
- the LOC140836016 gene encoding senescence-specific cysteine protease SAG39-like has product MALTISLKLFFAAIVVLGTWVSRSTSRTLPDVSMVARHEKWMTRYRRVYKDDAEKVQRFNIFKENVAYIESFNEAGVQPYKLAVNQFADLTNQEFRSSRNGYKLGLRQNSDKVSSFRYSNVSAVPQSMDWRRKGAVTGVKDQGQCGCCWAFSAVAATEGIGQIKTKKLVSLSEQELVDCDTSEDQGCNGGLMDYAFEYIIQNHGLTTESNYPYDGVDGTCNSKKESSHAVKITGYEDVPQNSESSLLKAVANQPVSVAIDAGGSDFQFYSSGVFTGECGTELDHGVTAVGYGKTSDGTKYWLVKNSWGSSWGENGYIRMERDIGAAEGLCGIAMQASYPTL; this is encoded by the exons ATGGCTTTGACAATCTCTTTGAAACTTTTCTTTGCTGCAATTGTAGTGTTGGGGACGTGGGTTTCTCGATCCACATCACGCACACTTCCTGATGTGTCGATGGTTGCGAGACACGAGAAGTGGATGACACGATATAGACGTGTGTATAAAGACGATGCTGAGAAGGTGCAACGATTTAATATATTCAAGGAGAATGTGGCATACATCGAGTCTTTTAATGAAGCAGGTGTTCAGCCTTACAAGCTTGCTGTAAACCAGTTTGCTGATTTGACAAACCAGGAGTTTCGATCATCCCGGAATGGATACAAATTGGGGTTGCGACAGAACTCAGATAAAGTTTCTTCTTTTAGATATTCGAACGTGAGTGCAGTTCCACAGAGCATGGACTGGAGGAGAAAGGGAGCTGTTACAGGTGTCAAGGATCAGGGACAATGCG GATGTTGCTGGGCATTTTCTGCCGTTGCAGCAACAGAAGGAATAGGCCAGATCAAAACCAAGAAACTGGTTTCCTTATCCGAACAAGAACTAGTAGATTGTGACACGAGTGAAGATCAAGGCTGCAATGGTGGTCTAATGGACTACGCATTCGAGTACATAATCCAAAATCACGGCCTCACAACCGAGtccaactacccatatgatgGAGTAGACGGAACCTGCAACTCTAAGAAAGAATCCTCTCATGCTGTCAAGATTACGGGTTACGAAGATGTCCCACAGAACAGCGAGTCTTCACTACTAAAAGCTGTAGCTAACCAGCCAGTATCTGTGGCCATCGATGCTGGTGGATCCGATTTCCAGTTCTATTCGAGCGGAGTTTTTACAGGTGAATGTGGAACTGAGCTAGACCATGGTGTGACTGCAGTTGGTTATGGTAAAACCAGCGATGGGACCAAGTATTGGTTGGTCAAAAATTCTTGGGGAAGTAGCTGGGGTGAGAATGGATATATTAGAATGGAAAGGGACATTGGTGCTGCAGAAGGGCTGTGCGGCATTGCCATGCAAGCTTCGTATCCGACTCTGTGA
- the LOC140836017 gene encoding senescence-specific cysteine protease SAG39-like: MASKFDTRICLTLLMLILWMCSSLATGRSGLDRTNMAARHQRWMRTYGRVYKDRDEKAKRFNIFKKNVEFIEHSNSEGTRTYKLGINEFADLENEEFRAARNGHKKFTHKKSSTPFRYEGVTDVPESMDWREKGAVTGVKDQGQCGSCWAFSTVAAMEGINQISTSKLISLSEQELMDCDRTNDNQGCHGGFMEAAFKFIVKNKGLTTESDYPYQGISNTCNSQKEASSAATITGYEDVPVNDESALLKAVANQPVSVSIDASGASFQFYSSGVITSDCGTNLDHGVTAVGYGKTENGTKYWLVKNSWGSDWGEAGYVKVERDVEAKEGMCGIAMQACYPTA, from the exons ATGGCTTCGAAATTTGACACAAGAATCTGTCTTACACTATTAATGTTAATTCTTTGGATGTGTTCCTCTCTAGCAACAGGTCGAAGCGGTCTAGACCGAACAAATATGGCTGCGAGACACCAGCGGTGGATGCGTACGTATGGACGTGTTTACAAAGATAGAGACGAGAAGGCCAAAAGATTCAACATATTCAAGAAGAATGTGGAGTTTATTGAACATTCGAACAGTGAAGGAACTAGGACATATAAGCTTGGTATAAATGAATTTGCTGACTTGGAAAACGAGGAATTCCGTGCCGCTCGTAATGGACACAAGAAGTTCACTCACAAGAAATCATCGACACCCTTTAGATACGAAGGTGTAACGGATGTTCCCGAGAGTATGGATTGGAGAGAAAAGGGAGCTGTGACTGGAGTCAAGGATCAAGGCCAATGTG GTTCATGCTGGGCATTTTCAACAGTTGCAGCAATGGAAGGAATCAACCAAATTTCGACAAGCAAACTGATCTCATTGTCCGAACAAGAACTCATGGACTGCGATAGAACAAACGACAACCAGGGCTGTCACGGAGGTTTCATGGAAGCCGCATTCAAATTCATAGTTAAGAACAAAGGCCTCACCACGGAATCTGACTATCCATACCAAGGAATCTCTAACACATGCAACAGCCAAAAGGAAGCCTCGAGTGCAGCAACAATCACCGGCTACGAAGACGTGCCAGTCAATGATGAATCTGCCTTACTTAAAGCTGTTGCAAACCAACCCGTATCAGTGTCAATTGATGCAAGTGGGGCATCTTTCCAGTTTTACTCCAGTGGCGTGATCACGAGCGACTGTGGAACAAATTTAGATCATGGAGTTACGGCGGTTGGATATGGGAAGACTGAAAATGGGACGAAATATTGGCTGGTTAAGAATTCTTGGGGTTCAGATTGGGGTGAGGCGGGATATGTCAAAGTTGAGAGGGATGTCGAGGCTAAGGAAGGGATGTGTGGGATTGCCATGCAAGCTTGCTATCCGACTGCTTGA
- the LOC140836755 gene encoding protein trichome birefringence-like 38, producing the protein MPRFNGLDLLKRWSGKKIMFVGDSLSLNQWISLACMIHASVPNSQFKIVRQESLSSVTFQDYGVTIFLYRSTYLVDIKRESIGRVLKLDSIEQGDAWKGMDVLIFNSWHWWTHKGREQPWDYVQDGGTISKDMDRLIAFNKGLTTWARWIDQNIDPGKTKVFFQGVSPTHFQCNRVQQPLAGSTYPGGMPPEAEVVYRVLSRITKPVFLLDITALSQLRKDAHPSAYSGVRSGIDCSHWCVPGLPDTWNQLLYAALVT; encoded by the exons ATGCCCAG ATTCAAtgggctggatttattgaagaGATGGAGTGGGAAGAAGATAATGTTTGTGGGGGATTCACTGAGTTTGAATCAGTGGATTTCTCTTGCTTGTATGATTCATGCATCGGTTCCCAATTCTCAGTTCAAAATCGTCAGACAGGAGTCGCTCTCTTCTGTGACCTTTCAG GATTATGGGGTAACAATATTTCTTTATCGGTCTACATACTTGGTAGATATAAAAAGAGAGAGTATCGGGAGAGTATTGAAGTTGGACTCCATTGAACAAGGTGATGCATGGAAAGGCATGGATGTGCTCATATTCAATTCATGGCATTGGTGGACTCATAAAGGGAGAGAGCAACC ATGGGATTATGTACAAGATGGTGGCACCATATCCAAAGACATGGACCGCCTGATTGCATTTAACAAAGGGTTAACAACATGGGCTCGATGGATTGACCAAAATATCGATCCTGGCAAGACCAAAGTTTTCTTCCAAGGCGTTTCTCCTACCCACTTTCA GTGTAATCGAGTACAACAACCTTTGGCAGGTTCGACGTATCCAGGTGGGATGCCACCCGAGGCTGAAGTTGTCTACAGAGTACTAAGCAGAATTACGAAACCAGTGTTCTTGTTGGATATCACTGCTCTGTCTCAGTTGAGGAAAGATGCTCACCCATCGGCATACAGTGGGGTTCGTTCCGGGATAGATTGCAGCCACTGGTGCGTCCCTGGATTACCAGATACGTGGAACCAGTTGTTATATGCAGCCCTGGTAACGTGA